Proteins encoded in a region of the Thermodesulfobacteriota bacterium genome:
- a CDS encoding helix-turn-helix domain-containing protein yields ELRNIVEYAVNLCQGEEVQVEDLPAYLSAPAEPLPPPAADRLREGTAGPSGVGAAAGDTADAGTWAAVERRLITEALIKTGGRRSQAAQALGWGRTTLWRKMRYHGLD; encoded by the coding sequence GAGCTGCGCAATATCGTGGAGTATGCGGTCAACCTCTGCCAGGGGGAGGAGGTCCAGGTGGAGGATCTGCCGGCCTATCTGTCGGCGCCGGCCGAGCCCTTGCCGCCGCCCGCCGCAGACCGTCTCCGGGAAGGGACCGCCGGCCCGTCCGGGGTCGGGGCGGCCGCGGGCGATACTGCCGATGCCGGCACCTGGGCGGCGGTGGAGCGCCGGCTGATCACGGAGGCCCTGATCAAGACCGGCGGGCGGCGCAGTCAGGCGGCCCAGGCCCTGGGCTGGGGACGCACCACCTTGTGGCGCAAGATGCGGTACCACGGCCTGGACTGA